In Modestobacter versicolor, a single genomic region encodes these proteins:
- a CDS encoding cutinase family protein: MTGLGLAVAPPAMAGCNYEAIVYTVGGSGQAGNSLRSYEVSYAASTIVTEAARAGSSRQVRVENIDYPAVPWTRYVRVSRNWSALEDSEQQGVKALIGRLGAVFAPGGCIPPIILLGYSQGADVVARAVNQVPREWQDFIYVGQMGNPSFMPGRSQDYGTFERILWGVRPSFGLTQYPLTARVTPRSVDACLDNDPICNYDPFDLPGLANGRSAHYNYINSGYAGYVGRTLWQLSRHR; encoded by the coding sequence ACTATGAGGCTATTGTCTACACCGTCGGCGGTTCGGGCCAGGCCGGCAACTCGCTCCGGTCATATGAGGTGTCCTATGCAGCCTCGACGATCGTCACAGAAGCGGCCCGCGCAGGAAGCTCGAGGCAGGTACGCGTCGAGAACATCGATTACCCGGCCGTGCCCTGGACTCGTTACGTTAGGGTCTCTCGCAACTGGAGTGCGCTCGAGGACTCAGAGCAGCAAGGGGTCAAAGCGCTGATTGGCCGGTTGGGCGCCGTCTTCGCGCCCGGCGGGTGCATCCCTCCGATCATCCTGCTCGGCTACAGCCAAGGAGCGGATGTGGTCGCTCGCGCCGTCAACCAAGTGCCGCGCGAGTGGCAAGACTTTATCTACGTCGGACAGATGGGCAACCCGAGTTTCATGCCGGGACGCTCACAGGACTACGGAACTTTTGAGCGGATCCTCTGGGGGGTGCGGCCCTCATTCGGTCTGACCCAGTATCCCCTCACGGCTCGCGTAACGCCCCGGTCCGTCGACGCGTGCCTCGACAACGACCCGATTTGCAACTATGACCCGTTCGACCTGCCGGGTCTGGCTAATGGTCGCAGCGCGCACTACAACTACATCAATTCTGGATACGCTGGCTATGTGGGGCGAACACTGTGGCAGCTGAGTCGCCATCGGTAG